The proteins below are encoded in one region of Oligoflexus sp.:
- a CDS encoding phosphoglycerate kinase: MEFRKLQDLDLTNKKVLVRLDLNVPIKKGKITDDTRITAALPTLRYILERTNKIALMSHLGRPDGEVMPEYSLEPVGVRLAELLGVEVVFVRDYTEEPAEQVLNQLNKNQIILFENLRFHPGETKNDLDFATKLAHGFDCYVNDAFGTLHRAHASVVAAAELFPSEKRAAGLLVEREISVLSALQKKPQAPFTVIMGGSKVSDKIGVVLNLLNHANYLLIGGAMAYTFLKYQGVDVGDSRVETDKMDLVASIYRNAEARKVEIILPEDHVAAAKFDADAEAVEIPGRTIQKGLMGLDIGPRTIKRYSDIIGLSKTVLWNGPMGVFEFDKFAKGSLRIAEAMARSSAFTVVGGGDSVAATNKAGVADKMDHISTGGGASLEFLEGQILPGVKVLLKQ; the protein is encoded by the coding sequence CGTGCGCCTCGATCTCAATGTCCCGATTAAAAAGGGCAAAATCACCGACGATACCCGCATCACGGCAGCCTTGCCGACCCTGCGCTATATTCTGGAACGCACGAACAAGATCGCGCTCATGTCCCACCTCGGGCGCCCTGATGGGGAAGTGATGCCCGAGTATTCCCTCGAGCCCGTGGGCGTGCGCCTGGCCGAACTGCTTGGCGTGGAAGTCGTCTTTGTGCGTGACTATACCGAAGAGCCAGCCGAACAGGTGCTCAATCAGCTGAATAAAAATCAGATCATCCTCTTCGAAAATCTTCGCTTTCATCCCGGTGAAACCAAGAACGACCTTGATTTTGCCACCAAGCTCGCTCACGGTTTCGACTGCTATGTGAACGATGCCTTCGGGACTCTGCACCGCGCGCATGCCAGCGTGGTCGCGGCGGCTGAACTCTTCCCGAGCGAAAAGCGCGCGGCCGGACTTCTGGTGGAGCGTGAGATCAGCGTTCTTTCCGCTTTGCAGAAAAAACCTCAGGCCCCCTTCACCGTTATCATGGGCGGCTCGAAAGTTTCGGATAAGATCGGCGTCGTTCTGAATCTCTTGAATCATGCCAACTACCTTCTGATCGGTGGGGCCATGGCCTACACCTTCCTTAAGTATCAGGGTGTGGACGTCGGCGATTCCCGCGTGGAAACCGATAAGATGGACCTCGTGGCTTCCATCTACCGCAACGCCGAAGCTCGTAAAGTGGAAATCATTCTTCCTGAAGATCACGTCGCTGCCGCGAAATTCGATGCTGATGCCGAGGCTGTTGAAATTCCAGGACGCACGATTCAGAAGGGTTTGATGGGTCTTGATATCGGTCCGCGCACCATCAAGCGCTACAGCGATATCATCGGGCTTTCGAAGACTGTGCTTTGGAACGGACCCATGGGCGTCTTCGAATTCGATAAATTCGCGAAGGGTTCCCTTCGCATCGCAGAAGCCATGGCGCGCAGCTCGGCCTTTACCGTGGTCGGCGGCGGCGATAGCGTGGCGGCAACGAACAAGGCGGGTGTGGCCGATAAAATGGATCACATCTCGACCGGCGGCGGCGCTTCGCTTGAGTTCCTGGAAGGCCAGATCCTGCCTGGCGTCAAAGTCCTCTTGAAGCAATAA